In Leptodactylus fuscus isolate aLepFus1 chromosome 2, aLepFus1.hap2, whole genome shotgun sequence, one genomic interval encodes:
- the CDKN1A gene encoding cyclin-dependent kinase inhibitor 1, whose product MLSARAILRANGSGEKVCRNLFGETDHEQLKKDFKTHMTNTLEEAKRTWNFDFVTETPLEGNYMWERVEDAHHETTREDGDTMSSLVSIQELESSGSNSCKRKQMLITDYYQVKRRCSPLPSPCQCSP is encoded by the exons ATGCTTTCTGCAAGGGCCATATTACGGGCTAACGGCAGTGGTGAAAAGGTTTGTCGGAACCTTTTTGGAGAAACGGATCATGAACAACTTAAGAAAGACTTCAAGACACATATGACAAATACTCTGGAAGAAGCCAAACGCACATGGAACTTTGACTTTGTGACCGAGACTCCATTGGAGGGGAATTATATGTGGGAAAGAGTGGAAGACGCACACCACGAGACTACAAGAGAGGATGGTGACACAATGTCCAGCCTTGTATCAATTCAGGAGCTTGAAAGTAGCGGATCAAATTCTTGCAAGCGAAAGCAGATGCTTATTACCG ATTACTATCAAGTAAAACGCCGCTGTTCTCCACTTCCTTCACCATGTCAGTGTAGTCCGTGA